A DNA window from Mesotoga sp. UBA6090 contains the following coding sequences:
- a CDS encoding alpha/beta hydrolase, translating into MNPDFSYEKKKIEFSSGYIFKGKHYRCSIIKYASLYKNCMKGTENVEVYHFSPRERAVGSILILHGLGTVNIPFLFWMGSHLASAGLQASVMILPGNYTRTASGSTSGKDFFSPDLRRLTVFWEQAVVDTMTTIDLLQQENIWWDNNCLFGYCLGGMVSTIVNAIDKRINDLILMTVGGNIAKIIWRSPVLKSIRLSLRNGSGEEGYINDEKRLNARFKEDSLAVKKMKSASELLESDLHPLFKIDPLAYARFNDSKKVTMIEALFDKTLPVQSRKQLWEAFGRPRRYIVPIGHVSWFPFEYAIGKYILKKLGIKEARRKLRLLESTKPNE; encoded by the coding sequence ATGAATCCCGATTTCTCTTACGAAAAGAAGAAGATAGAGTTTTCCAGTGGCTATATATTTAAAGGGAAACACTATCGTTGTTCTATCATAAAGTATGCTTCTCTGTACAAGAATTGTATGAAGGGAACCGAAAATGTCGAGGTCTATCATTTCTCTCCAAGAGAACGCGCTGTCGGCTCGATATTAATACTTCACGGTTTGGGTACTGTCAATATTCCCTTCCTCTTCTGGATGGGAAGCCATTTGGCAAGTGCCGGTCTTCAAGCTTCTGTGATGATTCTTCCGGGAAACTATACGAGAACGGCAAGTGGTTCCACTAGCGGAAAGGACTTTTTCTCGCCGGATTTAAGAAGGCTTACCGTATTCTGGGAACAGGCCGTCGTAGATACCATGACGACCATAGATTTGCTCCAGCAAGAAAACATCTGGTGGGACAACAACTGCCTTTTCGGCTATTGCCTCGGAGGTATGGTCTCCACAATAGTCAACGCAATCGACAAAAGAATAAACGACTTGATTCTGATGACCGTTGGTGGCAACATCGCCAAGATAATTTGGCGGTCCCCGGTGCTGAAATCTATTCGCCTTTCACTTCGAAACGGTTCCGGTGAAGAAGGGTATATAAATGATGAAAAGAGGCTGAACGCGAGGTTCAAAGAAGACTCTCTGGCAGTTAAGAAAATGAAGAGTGCTTCCGAGCTACTAGAATCCGATCTTCATCCCCTGTTCAAAATCGATCCTCTTGCTTATGCTCGGTTCAACGACAGCAAAAAGGTGACCATGATCGAGGCGCTTTTTGACAAGACCCTTCCAGTACAGTCGAGAAAACAGTTGTGGGAGGCTTTCGGCCGACCGAGAAGATACATAGTGCCGATCGGCCATGTTTCGTGGTTTCCCTTTGAATATGCTATTGGCAAGTACATTCTGAAGAAACTGGGGATCAAAGAGGCAAGAAGAAAGCTGCGCCTTCTGGAGAGCACTAAACCTAATGAATGA
- a CDS encoding PolC-type DNA polymerase III → MKLCMRNLELPIKRLLSNIVETDSSVECEGIEVSEISIDCDSKEIMIKIGCEVSIELKDFLESAFREKASQFLKSSVRLYFQPVESGAVKAGEEIPEGVSDAQFREILKLTNGASSYLASSEMAFSDDRILITVYDQFSFQRISAKKQDLRKAIEKVCRRAIPFEIILDIRDDQNDLINEEVSRREVEKETTVSSGEVDSVLMGREIRAVSKKMKEVLGNESDLVVRGKIFGLEYRNGKIFILTFNVTDHTDSLTVKLIGENARSLSEKLREGDEITIRGKMETDSWMKDEILIPRDIQRTALPKRVDESPEKRVELHLHTKMSALDSVVDVRELVNTLKDWGHEAAAITDHGVVQSIPEFYFAAKKKGIKPIFGMEGYMINDSQQISMNLDEEDSSLDDASFLVFDLETTGLNPKEDEIIEIGAIKMKGSEVLGTYSTFVKPEKELSTMITSLTGIAEDMLSEARPIKEVLPEFTKFAEGCILVAHNASFDYGFVRNSVKKHFGGDWEMPCIDTLALAKSLFRSKSYSLDNVVKRLKLGHFDHHRAYEDAKVTAEVLKKFVQLAKKRGVQNVNELEKLRKNQNLDSLKPFHISILAKNKKGLENLYRLVTASHTKYFYMKPRIPKSLLADMREGLLIGSACVSGELSKAYIGGASTDELEEIAKFYDYIEVMPLDNIDTSEGETNMSRETLANMYREFYKVGKRLNIPVVMTGDVHFLNPHDDIFRAAINAAQDYDNFQNQPSLHLHTTEEMLGKASEIFEDEKVVREVVIDNSRYIASLIEEVIPVEGKLHPPVIEGADEEVRKMAIENAESLYGSPLPEIVEKRLNRELGAIIGHGFAVLYLIAQKMVKKSNEDGYVVGSRGSVGSSLVANVIGITEVNPLPPHYLCPECGKSIFPETDLECGYDLPDMDCPVCGKKMSKNGQSIPFETFLGFEGDKVPDIDLNFSGEYQERAHSFIEELFGRDHVFRAGTISTLAERTAFGFVRAYSEKSGRTLRRAEQERIARGIVGVRRTTGQHPGGLMIVPKDMDVHSFTPVQHPANDTKGSTLTTHFAYEVIHDDLVKIDALGHDDPTFIKMLKDITGVDPEKIPMDDPETLSIFSSLKSLGVKYHELGTDMGTLGIPEFGTTFVRSMLSDTRPSTFGELVRISGLSHGTDVWLNNAKDIITSRQASLSNVIACRDDIMNYLIARGMEPRDAFKIMEKVRKGKGLSEEDEREVRSCGAPEWFVNSCKKIKYLFPRAHAAAYVSMGYRVAYFKVHYPLAFYSTYFSIKGGEFDIDICTSDTNSIKKEIIRLRADQDRNVKDRAKETLLEVVMEMLYRGFSFLNVDLMKSHPTRFLIEGKSLRIPFNRLQNMGDKAARSIEQEREKRVFSSVEDLVKRTSLNKTSVEMLRKYGALKGLAEKEQIRLF, encoded by the coding sequence ATGAAGCTGTGCATGAGGAATTTAGAACTTCCAATAAAAAGACTTCTATCGAATATTGTCGAAACCGATTCCTCTGTAGAATGTGAAGGCATAGAAGTTTCGGAGATATCTATCGACTGCGATTCAAAAGAGATAATGATCAAGATCGGATGTGAGGTCAGTATCGAGCTTAAGGATTTTCTGGAGTCAGCATTTCGGGAGAAGGCTTCTCAGTTTCTCAAATCCTCGGTCCGTCTCTATTTTCAGCCCGTGGAAAGTGGAGCAGTCAAGGCCGGTGAAGAAATACCGGAGGGAGTTAGTGATGCGCAGTTCAGAGAGATATTGAAGCTCACGAATGGGGCATCCTCTTATTTGGCTTCTTCAGAAATGGCATTCAGTGATGACAGGATATTGATCACTGTTTACGATCAGTTCTCGTTTCAGCGAATCAGTGCGAAAAAACAGGACTTGAGAAAGGCAATTGAGAAGGTTTGCAGGAGAGCCATTCCTTTCGAAATAATACTCGATATCCGAGACGATCAGAATGATCTGATCAATGAAGAAGTTTCTAGGCGAGAGGTTGAAAAGGAGACAACCGTTTCTTCCGGTGAAGTTGATTCAGTCTTGATGGGTAGAGAGATAAGAGCCGTTTCCAAGAAGATGAAGGAAGTTCTCGGGAATGAATCCGATCTGGTTGTGAGAGGAAAGATCTTCGGGCTTGAATACAGGAACGGTAAGATTTTCATCCTCACATTCAACGTCACCGACCACACAGACTCTCTTACGGTGAAGCTAATTGGTGAAAACGCTCGCTCTCTTTCAGAGAAGCTCCGTGAGGGTGATGAGATAACTATTAGAGGAAAGATGGAAACAGACAGCTGGATGAAAGACGAAATCCTTATTCCGAGAGACATACAGAGAACAGCTCTTCCCAAACGTGTTGACGAATCTCCTGAGAAGCGAGTTGAACTCCATCTTCATACAAAAATGAGCGCTCTCGATTCGGTTGTGGATGTTCGAGAACTGGTGAATACCTTGAAGGATTGGGGACATGAGGCTGCCGCGATAACCGACCATGGTGTGGTCCAGTCCATTCCGGAGTTCTATTTTGCTGCAAAGAAGAAGGGAATCAAACCGATATTCGGTATGGAAGGTTACATGATTAACGACTCCCAGCAGATATCAATGAATCTGGATGAAGAAGACTCATCGCTCGATGATGCTTCGTTTTTGGTTTTTGATCTTGAGACTACAGGTCTCAATCCTAAAGAGGATGAGATCATTGAGATAGGCGCCATCAAAATGAAGGGAAGTGAAGTCTTAGGCACTTACTCCACCTTTGTGAAGCCGGAAAAAGAGCTCTCTACAATGATCACCAGCCTGACGGGAATTGCCGAAGATATGCTTTCCGAAGCACGTCCGATCAAAGAGGTGCTTCCCGAATTCACGAAATTTGCTGAAGGCTGCATACTAGTCGCACATAACGCTTCTTTCGATTATGGATTCGTCCGTAATTCAGTGAAGAAGCACTTCGGAGGCGACTGGGAAATGCCGTGCATCGATACCCTGGCACTCGCAAAGAGCCTTTTCAGGTCGAAGAGTTATTCTCTCGATAATGTTGTCAAACGGTTGAAGCTAGGTCATTTTGATCATCACAGAGCTTACGAAGACGCAAAGGTAACGGCCGAAGTTCTGAAAAAGTTTGTTCAGCTTGCAAAGAAGAGAGGGGTTCAGAATGTAAACGAACTTGAGAAACTCAGGAAGAACCAGAATCTCGATTCGTTGAAACCCTTTCACATAAGTATCCTTGCAAAGAACAAAAAAGGACTGGAGAATCTCTACAGATTGGTCACAGCTTCTCACACGAAGTATTTCTACATGAAGCCTAGAATACCCAAGAGCCTGCTTGCCGATATGAGGGAAGGCCTTCTAATTGGCAGCGCATGCGTTTCCGGAGAGCTGTCTAAAGCCTATATAGGTGGAGCAAGTACAGATGAACTCGAGGAGATCGCCAAGTTCTATGATTACATTGAAGTCATGCCGCTGGATAACATCGACACTTCCGAAGGCGAGACTAACATGTCGAGGGAAACGCTTGCGAATATGTATCGGGAGTTCTATAAGGTGGGAAAGAGACTGAACATTCCAGTTGTGATGACGGGGGATGTTCATTTTCTGAATCCTCATGACGATATCTTCAGAGCAGCGATAAATGCAGCTCAGGACTACGATAACTTCCAGAACCAACCTTCGCTGCATCTCCACACTACGGAAGAGATGTTGGGCAAAGCAAGCGAGATATTTGAAGACGAGAAAGTTGTCAGAGAAGTAGTCATTGACAATTCCAGATACATAGCTTCGCTGATCGAAGAAGTGATACCCGTTGAGGGCAAACTTCATCCTCCAGTAATCGAAGGAGCTGATGAAGAGGTAAGGAAAATGGCAATCGAGAATGCCGAAAGTCTCTATGGCAGTCCTTTGCCAGAGATCGTTGAAAAAAGGCTAAATCGAGAGCTTGGTGCCATTATCGGCCACGGCTTCGCAGTTCTTTATCTTATTGCTCAGAAGATGGTGAAGAAGTCTAATGAAGACGGTTACGTTGTCGGCTCAAGAGGTTCCGTAGGCAGCTCTCTCGTGGCCAACGTAATCGGCATAACCGAAGTGAACCCCCTCCCCCCACATTATCTCTGTCCTGAATGCGGCAAGTCGATCTTTCCAGAAACCGATCTCGAATGCGGTTACGATCTTCCCGATATGGACTGTCCCGTCTGCGGAAAGAAAATGTCTAAGAACGGGCAGAGCATACCATTCGAGACCTTTCTCGGATTTGAGGGAGACAAGGTGCCTGATATTGACCTTAACTTCTCCGGCGAATATCAGGAGCGCGCTCATTCTTTTATCGAAGAGTTGTTTGGAAGGGACCATGTGTTCAGGGCCGGCACAATTTCGACTCTTGCAGAGAGAACGGCCTTCGGTTTTGTCAGAGCCTATTCCGAAAAGAGCGGTAGAACCCTTCGAAGAGCAGAACAGGAGAGAATAGCGCGAGGGATTGTAGGTGTCAGAAGAACAACTGGTCAGCATCCCGGTGGACTCATGATCGTGCCAAAAGACATGGATGTTCATAGTTTCACACCAGTACAGCACCCCGCAAACGATACGAAAGGTTCAACGTTGACAACACACTTTGCTTATGAAGTCATACACGATGATCTTGTCAAGATAGACGCACTGGGTCATGACGATCCCACTTTCATCAAGATGTTGAAAGACATCACCGGGGTCGATCCTGAAAAGATCCCAATGGACGATCCTGAGACGTTGTCAATCTTTTCTTCTTTGAAGTCTCTAGGGGTCAAGTATCACGAGCTAGGGACGGACATGGGAACCCTCGGGATTCCAGAGTTCGGCACTACTTTCGTTCGTAGTATGCTTTCAGATACCAGACCTTCTACCTTTGGGGAGCTTGTCAGAATTTCCGGTCTTTCACACGGAACTGATGTGTGGCTGAACAACGCAAAAGATATCATCACCTCGCGGCAGGCTTCGCTATCGAATGTTATTGCCTGCCGGGATGACATAATGAACTATCTAATTGCCAGGGGAATGGAGCCAAGAGATGCCTTCAAGATTATGGAGAAGGTCAGAAAGGGCAAGGGCTTAAGCGAAGAGGATGAAAGAGAGGTAAGATCTTGCGGTGCTCCTGAGTGGTTTGTCAATTCCTGTAAGAAGATCAAGTATCTCTTCCCCAGGGCACATGCCGCTGCATACGTTAGTATGGGATACAGAGTGGCCTATTTCAAAGTACACTATCCCCTTGCCTTTTACAGCACCTATTTTTCGATTAAAGGCGGAGAGTTTGATATAGACATCTGTACCTCGGACACAAATTCTATCAAAAAAGAGATAATTAGATTGAGAGCTGATCAAGACAGGAACGTTAAAGACAGGGCGAAGGAGACACTCCTTGAAGTAGTGATGGAAATGCTATACAGGGGATTCAGCTTCTTGAATGTTGACCTTATGAAATCACATCCTACTAGATTTCTAATTGAAGGCAAATCCCTCAGGATACCCTTCAACAGACTTCAAAACATGGGCGACAAAGCCGCGAGATCTATCGAGCAGGAAAGAGAGAAGAGGGTTTTCTCTTCAGTTGAGGATCTGGTGAAAAGAACTTCTCTAAACAAGACAAGTGTAGAAATGTTGAGAAAGTATGGTGCGTTGAAGGGGCTCGCAGAGAAAGAACAGATAAGGCTGTTCTGA
- a CDS encoding peroxiredoxin — MARRVAIFLVVLSISSAMLAGTLSGYLTERMGWTYIASGSDVEMSIYPPEGVSALADERVFYGQIRIGDSTVNIAIMNVEPPILWIDSDYDGCFLNNIPISGQYRGPVINESRTYKFSQQLRVEYLSNGKSSYMTQDLEIRAILPKKEGIEVDYLLMSRREGVLEVDGELIGIALFPTAPDGLADKIDEVFIGIDLDRDGTIDMVHKNHELFEATSVIRINDKNYRVSEISRDGRKVTFEQVDEDAQNRPLLKKGSVAPLFEARDVHGKSFSMSDYLGNPIIVVVTSKTPLEVFNGGFPCATGDCEDTSREEKRLRSLLNELVTWNEYSTKPKVELIWLYSGDEITSADSLDEYSWLHLIADKAAVELYSTPLSNGMFLISKEGRIEYLDDYVLQAGDGSIPIYPVFRIPTFGLTSYIWFREFVLDK; from the coding sequence ATGGCTAGAAGGGTAGCTATCTTTCTTGTCGTTTTGTCGATTTCGTCGGCGATGCTTGCCGGTACTCTATCCGGTTACCTTACAGAACGGATGGGCTGGACCTACATCGCGAGCGGAAGCGATGTCGAAATGAGTATTTATCCACCGGAAGGAGTCAGCGCACTCGCAGATGAGCGTGTTTTCTACGGACAGATCAGAATCGGGGATTCAACTGTCAACATAGCGATCATGAACGTCGAGCCTCCGATCCTCTGGATCGACAGCGATTACGACGGCTGTTTTCTAAACAACATTCCGATAAGCGGACAATATAGAGGGCCCGTGATCAATGAAAGCCGCACTTATAAATTCAGTCAACAGTTAAGAGTAGAATATCTTTCCAACGGGAAATCATCTTACATGACCCAGGATCTTGAAATTCGCGCGATCCTTCCAAAAAAGGAAGGCATCGAAGTCGACTACTTACTCATGAGTAGAAGGGAAGGTGTCCTGGAAGTCGATGGAGAGCTGATCGGAATCGCCCTGTTTCCTACTGCGCCCGATGGTCTGGCCGATAAGATAGACGAAGTGTTCATCGGAATAGATCTAGACAGAGATGGAACTATAGACATGGTTCATAAGAATCACGAGCTTTTCGAAGCGACCAGCGTCATAAGAATCAACGATAAGAACTACAGAGTAAGCGAGATCAGCAGGGACGGCAGAAAAGTCACATTCGAGCAGGTCGATGAAGATGCCCAGAACAGGCCTCTGTTGAAAAAAGGTTCGGTCGCACCTCTGTTCGAAGCCAGAGACGTACACGGAAAGAGCTTTTCTATGAGCGATTATCTCGGAAATCCCATCATTGTAGTCGTGACTTCAAAGACACCGCTTGAAGTTTTCAACGGCGGATTTCCATGCGCTACAGGTGATTGCGAAGATACCAGCAGAGAAGAGAAGAGGCTGAGAAGCCTTTTGAATGAGCTTGTCACATGGAATGAGTATTCCACAAAACCGAAAGTTGAGCTCATATGGCTTTACTCCGGCGACGAAATCACTTCTGCAGACTCTCTTGACGAATACTCCTGGTTGCACCTGATAGCCGATAAAGCTGCAGTTGAGCTTTACAGCACTCCGTTGTCGAACGGCATGTTCTTGATCTCGAAGGAAGGTAGGATCGAGTATCTTGACGATTATGTCCTTCAGGCGGGCGATGGTTCGATTCCCATATATCCGGTGTTCAGAATTCCCACTTTCGGGCTTACCAGTTATATTTGGTTCAGAGAATTCGTTCTTGACAAGTGA
- a CDS encoding nucleoside-triphosphatase: protein MRFFITGERNAGKSYLVERVKALAKFTGFETRFDENLVELHINFFGGNSFLIGSRDNGRLRIVEEGFVSATRLLGTMEIPSDHILIMDEIGFLEEDSPEFQQAVVSALRRARHCLCVLRKGNFSFIGHLKASMGIRSIEITPENREEVYSRIVREIEKERAYLPSPGGDEGI from the coding sequence ATGAGATTTTTCATAACAGGAGAGAGAAATGCAGGAAAGAGTTATCTTGTAGAAAGAGTTAAGGCCCTGGCCAAGTTCACAGGGTTTGAGACGCGCTTTGACGAGAATCTAGTTGAACTTCACATTAATTTCTTTGGTGGCAATTCGTTTCTCATAGGTTCTAGAGACAACGGGCGATTGAGAATTGTTGAAGAAGGGTTCGTGTCAGCGACAAGGCTTCTTGGAACTATGGAGATCCCGTCCGATCATATACTGATAATGGATGAGATAGGTTTTCTCGAGGAAGACTCCCCCGAGTTTCAGCAAGCGGTTGTCTCTGCGCTCAGGCGTGCCAGGCACTGTCTCTGTGTTCTCAGAAAGGGCAACTTCTCGTTTATAGGACACCTGAAGGCTTCGATGGGAATTAGGAGCATCGAAATCACTCCTGAAAACAGAGAGGAAGTCTATAGCAGAATCGTCAGGGAGATAGAAAAAGAGAGGGCATATCTACCCTCTCCTGGAGGCGACGAAGGGATTTGA
- the ruvC gene encoding crossover junction endodeoxyribonuclease RuvC, whose product MRVLGIDPGFGTVGYGVLEMRTSKIELVSYGAIRTEPDEPIPDRLLKIHDQLERLIQECSPDESAVEELFFFRNVTTAIQVSEARGVILLAMRRHEVPIFEYTPHQVKLAITGYGRAEKGQVQRTLKAFLRMKETPRPDDAADALAVAWCHLAARKFPGGVRKA is encoded by the coding sequence GTGAGGGTTCTGGGAATTGATCCGGGCTTTGGTACTGTTGGATACGGTGTGCTCGAAATGAGGACTTCAAAGATAGAACTCGTTTCATATGGCGCGATCAGAACGGAACCCGATGAACCGATTCCAGACAGACTCCTGAAGATCCATGATCAGCTGGAAAGACTCATACAGGAATGCAGTCCAGACGAGTCGGCGGTTGAGGAGCTTTTCTTTTTCAGGAATGTCACCACCGCGATACAGGTTAGCGAAGCAAGGGGAGTAATTCTTCTTGCCATGAGGAGGCATGAAGTGCCGATTTTTGAATATACTCCCCATCAAGTGAAGCTTGCCATTACAGGGTATGGAAGAGCCGAGAAGGGACAGGTTCAGAGGACTTTGAAAGCCTTTCTGCGGATGAAGGAGACTCCGAGACCCGATGATGCTGCCGACGCTCTTGCGGTAGCCTGGTGTCACCTTGCTGCAAGGAAGTTTCCCGGAGGTGTTCGAAAGGCATGA
- a CDS encoding ATP-binding cassette domain-containing protein encodes MSILEVRGIEKTYSGKRILKGVDFDLESGKLTVLGGLNGIGKSTLIKIMSGDIRPDSGEIVFDGNRVELRSIVEARRIGISAVYQEYMLVPDLTVSENIFLGSGKFAISRKRMNIEASRLLSKFGLSLDPSSKVSSLSSDDQALLEFVAAVFSEPRVLMIDDLFSVLGTESRKRLLQMMEAIKNNGTAVLVVTTDPNLMLLADHLLFMDESGVEHLPCPIEKGAILKRMGASSDFSILPAEGELLIEISNLAGSGQDLRLKRGEVLNIFCESGELLRAFTRAMTRQDPFTDNSVPLFREAKSFFDRFSSRSSSTAAEKYFGSNLKNTGLVSQVMLKKSGSFKSSKSLKKSFILNKESVVSVKSFLAGLERIPGFSGLVSEEDKKLSQLRFDACDLYVFVRPLLGLDAVSMNALSTVLQDIVNRSKAAVIISDEAGSSTLSTRKMRSAG; translated from the coding sequence ATGAGTATTCTTGAAGTTAGAGGAATTGAGAAGACATACAGTGGAAAGAGAATTCTGAAAGGTGTTGATTTTGATCTGGAGAGTGGGAAACTGACTGTTCTAGGAGGTTTGAACGGGATAGGAAAGTCGACGCTCATCAAGATAATGAGTGGAGACATTCGTCCGGACTCAGGCGAGATAGTCTTTGACGGCAACCGGGTCGAATTGCGGTCAATCGTTGAGGCAAGACGGATCGGTATAAGTGCCGTTTATCAAGAATATATGCTTGTTCCCGATCTTACGGTCTCTGAGAATATCTTCCTTGGATCCGGCAAGTTTGCTATCAGCAGAAAAAGGATGAACATCGAGGCGTCACGGCTGCTTTCCAAATTTGGCCTAAGCTTGGATCCTTCGTCAAAAGTCTCTTCTCTTTCATCTGACGATCAAGCGCTGCTGGAGTTTGTAGCCGCTGTATTCTCGGAGCCCAGAGTCCTAATGATCGATGATCTGTTCTCAGTTTTGGGAACCGAATCCAGGAAGCGGCTTCTCCAAATGATGGAAGCGATCAAGAACAATGGAACAGCTGTTCTTGTTGTAACTACCGATCCAAACTTGATGCTGCTGGCAGATCATCTGCTTTTTATGGATGAATCGGGAGTTGAGCACCTCCCCTGCCCGATCGAAAAGGGAGCGATACTTAAAAGGATGGGAGCATCGAGTGATTTCTCCATACTTCCCGCAGAAGGAGAACTGCTGATTGAAATAAGTAACCTTGCCGGTTCAGGGCAAGATCTTAGATTGAAAAGAGGAGAGGTTCTGAATATCTTCTGTGAGAGTGGAGAGCTGTTGAGAGCGTTTACACGAGCTATGACCAGACAGGATCCCTTTACAGACAACTCGGTCCCGTTATTTCGAGAGGCGAAGAGTTTCTTCGATAGGTTTTCCTCCAGATCGTCTTCTACTGCAGCCGAAAAGTATTTCGGCTCAAACCTTAAGAATACAGGACTTGTTTCTCAGGTGATGTTGAAGAAATCGGGAAGTTTCAAATCATCCAAGTCACTCAAGAAAAGCTTCATTCTAAACAAGGAGAGCGTTGTTTCAGTCAAGAGTTTTCTTGCAGGCCTTGAAAGAATCCCGGGGTTCTCCGGACTCGTATCTGAGGAAGACAAAAAGCTTTCACAGTTGAGATTCGATGCCTGTGATCTCTATGTTTTCGTAAGACCCCTGCTAGGGCTGGATGCGGTTTCAATGAACGCTCTTTCAACTGTTCTTCAGGATATCGTAAACAGATCTAAGGCCGCAGTAATTATATCAGACGAGGCTGGGAGCAGTACTTTGAGCACGAGGAAAATGAGGAGCGCCGGATGA